A stretch of Mus caroli chromosome 5, CAROLI_EIJ_v1.1, whole genome shotgun sequence DNA encodes these proteins:
- the Kdm2b gene encoding lysine-specific demethylase 2B isoform X9, with protein MAMSVSAEDDDYESEPDQNRVVGRPKGKLGPASAVKLAANRTTAGARRRRTRCRKCEACLRTECGECHFCKDMKKFGGPGRMKQSCIMRQCIAPVLPHTAVCLVCGEAGKEDTVEEEEGKFNLMLMECSICNEIIHPGCLKIKESEGVVNDELPNCWECPKCNHAGKTGKQKRGPGFKYASNLPGSLLKEQKMNRDNKEGQEPVKRRSECEEAPRRRSDEHPKKVPADGILRRKSDDVHLRRKRKYEKPQELSGRKRASSLQTSPGSSSHLSPRPPLGSSLSPWWRSSLTYFQQQLKPGKEDKLFRKKRRSWKNAEDRLSLANKPLRRFKQEPEDDLPEAPPKTRESDQSRSSSPTAGPSTEGAEGPEEKKKVKMRRKRRLVNKELSKELSKELNHEIQKTESTLAHESQQPIKSEPESENEEPKRPLSHCERPHRFSKGLNGTPRELRHSLGPGLRSPPRVMSRPPPSASPPKCIQMERHVIRPPPISPPPDSLPLDDGAAHVMHREVWMAVFSYLSHRDLCVCMRVCRTWNRWCCDKRLWTRIDLNRCKSITPLMLSGIIRRQPVSLDLSWTNISKKQLSWLINRLPGLRDLVLSGCSWIAVSALCSSSCPLLRTLDVQWVEGLKDAQMRDLLSPPTDNRPGQMDNRSKLRNIVELRLAGLDITDVSLRLIIRHMPLLSKLQLSYCNHINDQSINLLTAVGTTTRDSLTEVNLSDCNKVTDLCLSFFKRCGNICHIDLRYCKQVTKEGCEQFIAEMSVSVQFGQVEEKLLQKLS; from the exons AACCGGGTGGTGGGTCGGCCTAAGGGCAAGTTGGGCCCGGCCTCAGCGGTGAAGTTGGCTGCCAACCGAACAACAGCAGGAGCTCGCAGGCGCCGGACGCGATGCCGCAAGTGCGAGGCCTGCCTGCGGACGGAGTGTGGAGAGTGCCACTTTTGCAAGGACATGAAGAAGTTTGGAGGTCCTGGGCGCATGAAGCAGAGCTGCATCATGCGGCAGTGCATTGCG CCAGTGCTGCCCCACACTGCCGTGTGCCTTGTGTGTGGCgaggcagggaaggaagacacagtggaagaggaagaaggcaagTTTAACCTCATGCTCATGGAATGctccatctgcaacgagatcatCCACCCTGGATGCCTTAAG ATTAAGGAATCAGAGGGTGTGGTCAACGATGagcttcccaactgctgggagTGTCCGAAGTGTAACCATGCCGGCAAGACCGGGAAA CAAAAGCGTGGCCCTGGCTTTAAGTATGCCTCCAACCTGCCTGGCTCCTTGCTCAAGGAGCAGAAGATGAACCGTGACAACAAGGAAGGGCAAGAGCCTGTCAAGCGGAGAAGTGAGTGTGAAGAGGCTCCACGTCGGAGGTCAGACGAGCACCCCAAAAAGGTGCCTGCAGATGGCATCCTCCGCCGAAAGTCTGATGATGTGCACCTGAGGAGGAAGCGGAAATATGAGAAGCCCCAAGAGCTGAGTGGACGCAAGCGA GCCTCGTCGCTTCAAACGTCCCCCGGTTCCTCCTCTCACCTCTCGCCGAGGCCCCCTCTAGGCAGCAGTCTCAGCCCTTGGTGGAGATCCAGTCTCACTTACTTCCAGCAGCAG CTAAAGCCTGGCAAAGAAGATAAGCTTTTCAGGAAAAAG cGGCGGTCCTGGAAGAACGCTGAGGATCGTCTGTCACTGGCCAACAAGCCGCTTCGGCGCTTTAAGCAGGAACCAGAGGACGATCTGCCTGAGGCACCTCCTAAGACCCGGGAGAGTGATCAGTCACGTTCCAGCTCGCCCACTGCTGGGCCCAGCACTGAGGGAGCTGAAGgcccagaagagaagaaaaaggtgaAGATGCGCCGGAAGCGGCGACTTGTTAACAAGGAGCTGAGCAAAGAGCTAAGCAAGGAGCTCAACCACGAGATCCAAAAGACGGAGAGCACCCTGGCCCACGAGAGCCAGCAGCCCATCAAGTCAGAGCCTGAGAGCGAGAACGAGGAGCCCAAGAGGCCCTTAAGCCACTGCGAGCGCCCCCACCGCTTCAGCAAAGGGCTCAACGGCACACCTCGGGAGCTGCGGCATTCGCTGGGACCTGGCCTGCGTAGCCCACCTCGCGTTATGTCCCGGCCCCCGCCCTCTGCATCCCCACCCAAGTGCATCCAGATGGAGCGTCACGTGATCCGGCCACCGCCTATCAGCCCCCCACCTGACTCGCTGCCCCTGGATGATGGAGCAGCCCATGTCATGCATAGGGAGGTGTGGATGGCAGTCTTCAGCTACCTCAGCCACCGAGacctgtgtgtttgcatgcggGTCTGCAGGACCTGGAACCGCTG GTGCTGCGATAAGCGGTTGTGGACCCGCATCGACCTGAACCGCTGCAAGTCCATCACACCCCTGATGCTGAGCGGTATCATCCGGCGACAGCCTGTCTCCCTTGACCTCAGCTGGACCAACATCTCCAAGAAGCAGCTGAGTTGGCTCATCAACCGGTTGCCTG GGCTCCGAGACTTGGTGCTGTCGGGCTGCTCATGGATTGCTGTCTCGGCCCTCTGTAGCTCCAGTTGTCCATTGCTCCGGACCCTGGATGTCCAGTGGGTAGAAGGACTAAAGGATGCCCAGATGAgggatctcctgtctccacccacagACAACAGGCCAG GTCAGATGGACAATCGGAGCAAGCTCCGGAACATTGTAGAGCTGCGCCTTGCTGGCCTGGACATCACAGATGTCTCCCTGCGGCTCATTATTCGCCATATGCCCCTGCTCTCGAAGCTCCAACTCAGTTACTGTAACCACATCAATGACCAGTCCATCAACCTGCTCACTGCAGTCGGCACCACCACCCGAGACTCGCTGACAGAGGTCAACCTATCAG ACTGTAATAAGGTAACTGACCTGTGCCTGTCCTTCTTCAAACGCTGTGGAAATATCTGTCATATTGACCTGAGGTACTGCAAGCAAGTCACCAAGGAAGGCTGTGAGCAATTCATAGCTGAAATGTCTGTGAGTGTCCAATTTGGGCAAGTGGAAGAGAAACTCCTGCAAAAActaagttag